The uncultured Desulfuromonas sp. genome has a segment encoding these proteins:
- a CDS encoding response regulator codes for MKIALVVDDEPLIRRKVSELLESYGFDQIVEAENGQEALLLAVTHKPVLIVMDVTMPVMNGINAAKKIGIEAPAPIVLLTGNTDAETISQARDAGVMSYLVKPFRDEQLYPAVELAMHQYMAVSSLQDQVKKLEETLETRKLVDKAKGVLMGTGLSEPEAYRKMQKLAMSKRKTLKQVAEAILMMAD; via the coding sequence ATGAAAATCGCACTGGTTGTTGATGATGAACCGTTGATTCGCCGTAAAGTATCTGAATTACTGGAAAGTTATGGTTTCGATCAAATTGTTGAAGCGGAAAACGGCCAGGAAGCCCTGCTGCTTGCAGTGACTCATAAACCGGTTTTGATCGTGATGGATGTGACCATGCCTGTCATGAACGGTATCAATGCTGCAAAAAAAATAGGCATTGAAGCGCCGGCACCGATCGTTTTGTTAACGGGCAATACGGATGCGGAGACGATTTCGCAAGCACGTGATGCCGGTGTGATGAGTTATCTGGTTAAGCCTTTTCGTGATGAGCAGCTCTATCCCGCCGTTGAACTGGCCATGCATCAATACATGGCGGTGTCTTCCCTTCAGGATCAGGTCAAAAAACTCGAGGAAACCCTTGAGACGCGTAAGCTGGTGGATAAAGCCAAAGGGGTGCTGATGGGAACCGGTCTGAGCGAGCCCGAAGCGTATCGCAAAATGCAGAAACTGGCGATGAGTAAGCGTAAAACCCTCAAGCAGGTCGCCGAAGCTATTTTGATGATGGCAGATTAA
- a CDS encoding NAD(+)--dinitrogen-reductase ADP-D-ribosyltransferase, whose product MSVLALNRCNHPPWAIASHHFNREPKPIEISGVRHAHHGLFERLSHIAAMEDRAQQLYDYMDVTFQLHQWQREETRSSQKSLKNSYLRFLRGWMFDSNSIEGAVLKGWVESRIGISPTFHNIPIPDIECEGYLQYLKDRMKGAARTNAINDQLDILYEYVQAELAYRFPGELWKTLYRGINDFEEHQIIEKQSKRRYLIQLNNLNSFTTDYERAWEFGSRVMVAQVPLCKILFQSDMFPSSLLKGEDEVMVIGGQFEVEIQIGG is encoded by the coding sequence ATGTCTGTTCTGGCTCTCAATCGATGCAATCATCCGCCCTGGGCGATTGCATCCCATCATTTCAATCGCGAACCTAAACCGATTGAGATTTCCGGTGTGCGTCATGCGCATCACGGTCTGTTTGAACGTTTGAGCCACATTGCTGCCATGGAAGACAGGGCTCAGCAATTGTACGATTACATGGACGTCACGTTTCAGTTGCATCAGTGGCAACGTGAAGAAACGCGTTCCAGTCAGAAGAGTCTTAAAAACAGCTATCTGCGTTTTTTACGCGGCTGGATGTTTGATTCCAACTCCATTGAGGGCGCGGTCCTTAAAGGGTGGGTGGAAAGTCGGATCGGAATCTCCCCGACGTTTCATAATATACCGATTCCCGATATCGAATGTGAAGGCTATCTGCAATATCTCAAGGACAGGATGAAAGGGGCGGCTCGTACCAATGCCATCAACGACCAGCTGGATATCCTTTATGAATATGTTCAGGCGGAGCTGGCCTACAGGTTTCCCGGTGAGCTGTGGAAGACGCTTTACCGCGGGATAAATGACTTTGAAGAGCATCAGATCATAGAAAAACAGTCCAAAAGACGCTATTTGATTCAATTGAATAATCTTAATTCCTTTACCACGGATTACGAACGCGCCTGGGAGTTTGGCAGCCGTGTCATGGTGGCGCAGGTTCCCCTGTGTAAAATCCTTTTTCAAAGTGATATGTTTCCGTCGTCTCTTCTTAAAGGCGAGGATGAAGTGATGGTCATTGGTGGTCAGTTTGAAGTGGAGATTCAGATTGGTGGATAA